AGAGCCAGTTACCTGGATCATCTCCGTGCCAAGATGTAACACTGCTTCAAATCATATCAATATAAAGCATAAATTTAGATTTGCAATGTTAAGGTTTAGAAGTTATAATTCTGGAAAGCCTTCCTTAACTCAGTCCCTCCTCTGAAAGGTGTCCTAATAGCACTGTTCATCCTGTGTCACCTAACATTTTTGTTTACTTAGACATAGAATTTTCCTTTTCATGTAACTTAGTTAAAATATTCATGTTGGTAGTTACcacaaaaataactgaaaattgtGTTTTTATCTTGAGatcaaaatacaaacaaacagcAGGAAGAGCCCTTGCTTTAAACAAACAGCAGGAAGAGCCCTTGCTTCCTCCCCTCctgcttctggaaaaaaaaaccccaaataaAGCCTATAACCCTAAGGATCATAAAGATTTAATCAGTAATTCAGTGACTTGTACAGAACAGAAAGTTCCACAAATAAAACCCAAGGTTCAGCATAATCTTTGTCTCACCTGCTGTTCTTTTTAAGTGGAGAAAGGATGGCTAGAACAATGGGCTCCCACCTGGGCTTTGTGAGACCTGTCCAGCTCCTCAGGTTGTCACACCAGCCTTCCCCAGTGTGACTCTTACTTGGACCTCAAATTCATAGCCTCTCCAAGCAGGATCCTAACAGATGCTTTTCCACAGCCAGGAAGGGGGCTAATGATGcccttttaacattttaaaatttgtttgaaatatgaaattagaaagggagatagaaggccggcgccgtggctcaacaggctaatcccccgccttgtggcgccggcacaccaggttctagtcccggtcggggcaccggattctgtcccggttgcctctcttccaggccagctctctgctgtggcccgggaaggcagtggaggatggcccaggtgcttgggccctgcaccccatgggagaccaggataagtacctggctcctgccatcggatcagtgcgatgcgctggccacgctggccactggagggtgaaccaatggcaaaagacctttctctctctcactgtccactctgcctgtcaaaaaaaaaggaaaaaaaaaaaaaaagagatagagctTCCATCCATGGTTGTGGGACTCCACATAGGTATaggtgcctaaggacttgggccatcactgccttcctaggcatttcagcagggagatggacgaAAAATGGAGCAggtacaggtggaggattaccaaGCTGTGCCCCAACACTGACCCCACAATATTTACAAGTGAGATTTTAACAGTACTTTTTCAGGTACCAATTAATCCCAACATGAAGATGCAGGATTACGGCAAATCACATCGTGAGCACCATGCATTGCTGCTGAGTACCTCACTTGGGGTACAGGATTGTATTGCAACTGCAAAATATCAAAGTGCTAAAtcagaattttattatttatgaattACATACACAATGAATTCCTTCACTCAAAATGAAaagttaatatataatatatacatgtataccaCCCTCTCATTCAATGAACTCAAGAGCCAAGGGTTATCtttcaagcttttatttaagTGAAACAATCCAGGATGGATTTTAGATCTTGTTGAAAGCAGCCACATCCATGGATTGCACATAGTCCTCAAAAGCCGTGATCTGCTCCTCCAGCATATCTGTTCCAACTTTGTCATCTTCAACTACACACTGTATTTGAAGCTTCTTAATTCCATACCCCACTGGAACTAGTTTAGCTAAAaaagagcattaaaaaaaaaaaaatctcaattagAAAAGTCCTGTTGGTTGGCAAAACTTCAAACTGCATGCAAATTCCATGATgcttcataaagaaaaaattaaactcaCAGGAGCCCCAGACCAAGCCATCTGCTTGAATGCTTCTGACACACTCCTCCAATTTTACCATATCTGTTTCATCATCCCAGGGTTTCACATCTAGTAAGATGGAAGACTTGGCAACAAGTGCAGGTTctaaaaagaccaataatcaTCATTATTCAAACACTCAACAACTATTATTTTCACCCTAGTCCAACTGGTTGATTTGGGCCATCTCTTCGGCCAAACAAAATCAGAGTACATCTCATGTGTGTCACACATATGCCCACTTTCTGTTTTGCTAAGAAAGAGGTGTTTAATTGTGTAACAGTTTCTTTCCCACAGTGGAATGCCACAACTGCTACCATAAGAACAGCTGCAGACCAGTAGCTGTGGAAGTTTTAAGTGGAATAACCTCTATGGAAGGTTTTAAAGTACCGCTGTATTCAAGGAATGTAGAGGAAATTACTTTGGGGCCAAGCAGTTTACCCaatcatgaaataaaataaacagtaatTATAAAGTAGCTTACTTTTGGCTTTCTTTGACTCATACTGTGCAAGTCGTTCTTCCCTTAACctctttgcctcttcactttcctgtaaagaaaaatttcaatGTTTCACAAAGCTGACTGcttctttgtataaagttaaCAGGGTCAGTCATCACACAACAAAAACCCAGTTTTATCAGAAAAAAGCAAATCCATCACGAACTCAGCCGAAAGATGGTGATGTGATTTTAGTCATCATGTAACTGGtgagaattttttaaaggcaggTTGTAGAGAAGCCAGGCATCAAGTCCAGGCACTATGGCTCCACAGCCTGTGTTTATGCACAATGACATGCCATACCTCCTCATCATCAGATCCAAAGAGGTCAATGTCATCGTCATCTTTACTATCtgtggctccacttcctgtgGTGTCTTCCACATCTGCAGGGCCATACCTGCCCAAAGCTTTTTTTATTCCTGgcaggctttaaaaaaaagaaaaaaaaaaatcacccactATTAGGTTGGTttaacatccccccccccccccccgacaatCTGTGTTTTCAGGACTACTAATCACTAGGTCCCTTTTGGATTAACAAGTTATCCTTTTGAGACTCCCAAGTAAAGTTAACTTTTCTATGTTTAACTCAGCCAGCAAACATTAGTACCATGTAAAACATTATATTCAACACTATGATTTACTCTTTCAGTATGAATATTTCTGTTCAAGATTTCGTTAAGCTTGCTCAGTTGCATTCTTAGTAAACTTGAGTCCACTTCCCCAAACTTCCACCCTTGCTGACCCTTTCAGAAGAATGGCCACCCTCTCACCCCAGAGGCaccttcccccacctcccagggcaGGGTCGAAGCACACtgacggggcggggggtggggtggggaatgcTGCACTGCTGTTGTCCATCTTCTAAGTGGAGGGCTTCAGTCTCCTGGCCTTCTAAGGTCACAAAGCAATTTAGCTTACAATAGCCCaacagaagtggcgcagccgggccCAAATGTGAAAATCCCGATCAAACTTACAAAGCGGTCTCATTCTCCAAACAGATATAAAACAAAGGTTGCTTTACCTGGCCTTCTCCTTCTCGTAGGACTTGATGTGATTATACCAGCGTAGGGCATGACACAAGTCGGCAGGCGGCGGGCCGGAGACGGCTTCGAACACTGCCACATCTGCCTGGGACGGCACATACCTGCCGAGGACGCAAAACCGACGCGTTTTAAAAGACGCAACCACCAACAAACCACCGCAGACGCCACACCCGCCAAATCCACCAGCGGGAACACGTCCACGGATCACCGGGCTACCTAAGCTTCTTTAGTCCTTTAGCTCCCCTTCTCCTGGGCCGTGCCTGTCACTTACGGACCTCCAACCCTGCAAACCCAACACAGCTCCACCTGCATCCGTTACCAGGGCAAAGCCGCGGAAAAACCAGGGGCGAATCGAAGCGGTACCCTTGTCCCCtcgcagccccctgccccaccagccACCGGAGACGGAAAAGCGGCGCTTTCCACCTCAGCCCCGGGCCCGTCCTCCGATGGAGGCTGGGCCACGTGGCCCCGGCCGGCCCGGGCCCGGGAAGCTCCTCAGCCGGCCGGTCCCGGCCCGTCCGCTCACCCCTCGATGTAGCTCTTGTCCGCCAGGTAATCGTTGAGCACCTGGAGGCCGGCGGGGCTTTTCAGGTCTCCGAAACCCATGGCGTCAGCTGTAGCCGGGAGCTGAGGGCAGCGGAGCAAAAGAGCGCAGGCTACGGCGCCCGGctctaagagagaaaaaaagggccCGAGTACGCCGGAAAACTCCTTATATAGAGACGGAGGCGTTTCCCTCCGCCGCACGCGGCCGAAGGTTAAAGGTCAAAGTAGGTTAGTCTTCTCCTTCCTCTACGTAAAAAATTGAAGATTCAGAATTAAGTGGCACACAAATTGTCCGTATTGTCTTCGTATAgcgaaataaatttaaaaagcgaGTCATTTCTCAAATTCGTACCTCCACGACGCCCAAAGATCGCGGGAACCGCCCCTTGGAGCTCCGGAGATGACCGAAGGCGCTCGGTTCCCGGGTTTCCGGCCACTTCCGGCGGAACTGCGGACCCCAGTCGTTCCGTCCTGCTGCTGCGACCTCCGTCCCGCCCTCTGTCGGGCCTAAGCGGAAAATTGTCGAATGTGGGGTTTCTGGTCCCTCCTGGGTTTCCGTAGCCCGGGCCCGGTTGACGGAGTTAGCCGAGACCGCCATATTGAATAGGCGACCCGGCTTCTGAGAGGGTCGGAGTGGTCCGGACAGGTAACAGCGCAGCCTCGGCAGCTCCGGGGAGAAGGTGAGGTTGTATTTGGGTCGGAGGGCTGAGGTTTCTCAGCCAGGGGTTTATTTTTTGGCAGGAGGACTGTTTCACATGGCCCGGGACACTCATTCTCCTCTTGTCCTTGACTGGGCACCGCCTCCCTCCTGCCCGGCCCGGGAGTCCCCGCGAGCCGGCAGGTGAAGGCTGTTAGTGATGATCTCTGCCCTGAAGGAGCAGAGGGGAGGTAGAGGGTCCGAATGCAGGCTGTGGGCCAGCTTCTCCCTGCAGGCAAAAGCGGATCGTTCCCTTCGTAGGAGAAGGCCGTTTTGTCCCCGGTGGGAGGAGCTGTGTCAGGTGACTAAGACCTAAAGCCTAAGATGAGAACTTCCCCCCGAATTTCCACATACCGTACCTGGGACAGTGCATCATTGCTTAGTCGCCGTTGATTTCGCAGCCGTCATGCCTCTGatctttgcttttttgttgttgttcaattGACCACCTTGGGTAGCACTTTTTATCCCTTTCACTGGTGGGGAAACTCAGCGGGAGGACTTTTAAAGGTAGCTCACGGTCGTACCGCGAATGACACGGCTGTGTTGCTCGCCAGTTTCGGGGATCAGATCTGATGCATGTACTGTAAGGTCATGGGTCAGACCCTACTCTGCAGACACCCAAGTTCAGAGTATAGCAAACAACGTGAGTTGTTAAcatcaggttttctttttgtgcaaaattctgtttttaaaccGAGTTGTCGTTAAGTAGAGTTGTAAGGGTGGCAGAGAACCTGCACTTCTTACTTCCAGGAAAGTGATCTCTTTATGAATTATGGCCAGAGATTGGAGATTCACTGGTTATTGAACCTGTACTGTGAAGTCAGAAATGAGTCCATAAAGAAGACTAAGGTGGGTGACTGACTAGGAAGCTGTCAAAAAAACTTTAGATAGGCTGGTGTAGGAGAGCCTCgggactgggaggaagctgtTAAGCCAAGATTAGAAGGATGAGGAGGTTCCAGAAAAATCCAAGGGAAGAATATGTCAGTCTGAGGCCACAGCCAGTAGGAAGAAGGTTGGGCTGTGGGGACATTGTGGAagagagaggtcccatctgctggttcactccccaaatggccggggtAGCAGGGACTGGGCTGGGGAACGAAGCCTTCAGGAAGAAGCTCAATCTAGGCCTCCCTAGATTGAGGGGACCCAGcgggagccatcactgctacctctcagggtgtgcattagcaggaagttggactcagAAGACAGAACTGGGTATTGAACCTTaggaactccagtgtgggactACAGTGTtgtaactggcatcttaactgcaaggctgaatgcccaccccagaTAAATACATTAAAAGCACATATCAAGTGTGGTATGTCTGTTCTTATGTTGGGCTCAGTAGTATTCCATTTGCTTCTGGATGTTCAACAAACAGCCTGTTTCTGGTTATTTCCTATGTATCTAAAATGGGCACCTACTTTTAATGTTGTATGTTTATGATAGTATTAAAGGTTTTCAAATGTATTGTGAAATACTGATTGTTGATTTTGAATCTGTTAGTGCTGATTAAACAAATTGAGTTTTGCCTTTGTAtcatcaatagtttttttttttaagatttctttctttatttgaaagagttagagggaggagccagtgctgtggcatagtgggtaaagccaccacctgcagtgccagcatcccatatgtgcgccagttcaagttccggctgctcggGGCTGGCAATttggcacagcggattaacgccctggcctgaagtgctggcatcccatatgggcgccggttctagtcctggctgctcctcttctgatccggctctctgctgtggcctgggaaggcagtagaggatggcctaagtcctggctgggcccctgcaccatgtgggagacctggaggaagctcctggctcctggctttggatcagtgcagctccagccgttgcgaccaattggggagtgaaccatcagatggaagacctctctctctgcctctcttctctctgtgtaactgactttcaaataaataaataaatcttaaaaaaaaaaaaagttccggctgctccacttctgatccagctctctgctatggcccaagtccttgggcccctgcacccgcatgggagaccaggaggaagctcctggctcctggctcctggctttggatcagcgcagctttggctattgcagccaactggggaatgaaccagcggatggaagacctttctctctctctctctctctgtctgcctctccttctctctgtaactctttcacataaataaataaataaatcttttttaaaaaaaaaagaggaagagacagagagatcctccatctattggttcactacctaaatggctgaagccagcagcttcatccatgtttcccatataggtggcaggggcctaagcactggggccatcttccactgctttcccaggccatagcagagagctggatcagaagtgaagcagccaggactcaaacaggcacccataggggatgctggcactgcaggcagccgctttatcCActtggccacagcgctggcccctatttattttatttgaaagacagagtcacagagagagacaaagagaaaggccttccatctgctgattcactcccgaaatgtccacaatggctggagctgggccaatctgaagccaggagtcaagagattcctctgggtcccccacgtgggtgctggggcccaaggacttgtgctatcttctactgttttcccatgccatagcagagagctggattggaaatggagtagccaggacttgaattggcgcccttatgggatgccgcactgtaGGCTGGGGTTTTACCTGGGGCTTTAACTGcaatgccatagcaccagccccaaaagtgtTATTCTTACAATTTATTTTACAATATAGCAGTGTTTTAAGTTTCATCATTTCTCTATTGTTGGAAAACAACAAAGCTGCCCTTTATACAGAATTGGGTATCCCAAATTTATACAATTACTGCTTCTTAGCTTCTTGACATTGTATAAGTCAGTTAATATATCTGAGATGAAATAGCCTTATCTACAGAGTTTGACATAATATATATGaggtgctttattttatttaatttttatgtatttgagagacaaagacctcccatctgcttgttcacttctgaaatgcctacaacggccagggctatgccctgccaaagctgggaaccaggaactaaatttatatctcccatgtgggggcagtaactgaattacttaagccatcactgctgccttccagtgtctgcattggtgggaagctagactcaggagctggagctgagtatTGAATCTGTGCACTCttatgtgggatgtgggaatctTAATTggtacctctttcttttcttttctttttttttaagatttattttgtttgaatgacagagagaggaggagacagagatcttccaaccactggttcactccccaaatggccataattactagggctgggccaggctgaagccaggaatctggaactc
Above is a window of Oryctolagus cuniculus chromosome 3, mOryCun1.1, whole genome shotgun sequence DNA encoding:
- the EEF1B2 gene encoding elongation factor 1-beta (The RefSeq protein has 1 substitution compared to this genomic sequence) encodes the protein MGFGDLKSPAGLQVLNDYLADKSYIEGYVPSQADVAVFEAVSGPPPADLCHALRWYNHIKSYEKEKASLPGIKKALGTYGPADVEDTTGSGATDSKDDDDIDLFGSDDEEESEEAKRLREERLAQYESKKAKKPALVAKSSILLDVKPWDDETDMVKLEECVRSIQADGLVWGSSKLVPVGYGIKKLQIQCVVEDDKVGTDMLEEQITAFEDYVQSMDVAAFNKI